Proteins from one Candidatus Zixiibacteriota bacterium genomic window:
- the rsmI gene encoding 16S rRNA (cytidine(1402)-2'-O)-methyltransferase produces the protein MSDILKKGVLYLVPTPIGNLGDITRRALEVLSESDLVACEDTRLSGRLLAHFGLKKKLLSYHDFNEQKRLPQLLEILNGGGTVSVITDAGSPGLSDPAFRIIRAAIENNIAVSPLPGPNALIPALTGSGLALDRFFFEGFLPPKSGARKNRLSGLKELDHTLVFYESPHRIERTMADALEVLGNRQACIARELSKIHEEFIRGRISELLETARGRILKGEIVLVIAGKSAGDRENQHE, from the coding sequence ATGAGCGATATTCTGAAAAAAGGCGTTTTGTACCTTGTACCGACCCCTATCGGTAATCTTGGTGATATTACCAGACGGGCCCTGGAGGTTTTGTCCGAATCAGATTTGGTTGCCTGTGAGGATACCCGTCTATCGGGTCGATTGCTGGCTCATTTCGGATTAAAGAAAAAACTGCTCAGTTATCATGATTTCAACGAACAGAAACGGCTCCCGCAATTACTCGAAATACTCAATGGTGGGGGGACTGTCAGTGTTATCACCGATGCCGGTTCGCCGGGGCTGTCCGATCCGGCTTTTCGGATTATCCGAGCCGCTATTGAAAATAATATAGCCGTGTCTCCTCTCCCCGGCCCCAATGCCCTGATTCCGGCCCTGACCGGATCGGGGTTGGCTCTCGATCGATTCTTTTTCGAAGGCTTTCTGCCCCCCAAATCCGGAGCCCGGAAAAACCGGTTATCAGGATTGAAGGAGCTTGATCATACCCTTGTCTTCTATGAATCTCCGCATCGAATCGAAAGGACTATGGCCGATGCTCTGGAAGTCCTTGGTAATCGACAGGCCTGCATTGCCCGGGAGCTGTCGAAAATTCATGAGGAATTTATCCGCGGCCGTATCTCGGAACTGCTCGAAACAGCCAGGGGACGAATACTGAAAGGCGAGATAGTGCTGGTAATAGCCGGAAAATCCGCCGGGGATAGAGAAAATCAGCATGAGTAA
- a CDS encoding NAD+ synthase, translating to MDIIISNERALATTLEKFLKDKLVNSGLKGYILGLSGGIDSSLAASIAARAIGANQIHGLMMPYKHSSGDSLADAERLVKQLGISSETIEISPMIDDYYKNVSIVNKVRLGNKMARERMSILFDRAYEMGCLVLGTSNRTEICLGYGTWYGDMACSVNPLGMLYKTQVRQMARYYDIPGSIITKTPSADLWPGQTDEGELGLEYEKVDRLLFMIIEQGLTKRLELTRAGFSDAFIVRAVTLINKFHYKRHLPEIPDLGLNPIPDNVVIG from the coding sequence ATGGATATAATAATCTCAAATGAACGGGCGCTGGCAACCACCCTGGAAAAATTCCTTAAGGATAAGCTGGTCAATTCCGGATTAAAAGGCTATATCCTCGGTCTCTCAGGCGGGATTGATTCATCGCTGGCCGCCTCCATTGCCGCTCGGGCGATCGGAGCCAATCAAATTCATGGTTTAATGATGCCTTATAAACATTCCTCGGGCGATTCGCTGGCCGATGCTGAGAGGCTGGTTAAACAACTGGGTATAAGCTCTGAGACAATTGAAATAAGCCCGATGATTGATGACTATTATAAAAATGTGTCAATCGTTAATAAAGTCCGGCTGGGCAATAAAATGGCCAGGGAAAGGATGTCGATCCTGTTCGATCGGGCCTATGAAATGGGCTGTCTCGTTTTGGGCACCTCCAACCGTACCGAAATCTGCCTCGGATACGGTACATGGTACGGCGATATGGCCTGTTCGGTTAACCCGCTGGGTATGCTTTATAAAACGCAGGTCCGACAGATGGCCCGTTATTACGATATTCCGGGGAGCATAATTACAAAAACCCCCTCGGCCGATCTCTGGCCGGGTCAGACCGATGAAGGTGAACTGGGATTGGAATACGAAAAAGTGGATCGGTTATTGTTCATGATAATCGAACAGGGCCTGACTAAACGTTTGGAACTCACGCGGGCCGGTTTCAGCGATGCTTTTATAGTCCGGGCCGTAACTCTGATAAACAAGTTCCATTATAAACGACATCTTCCGGAGATTCCTGATTTAGGCCTTAACCCCATACCGGATAATGTCGTCATTGGATAA
- a CDS encoding single-stranded DNA-binding protein has translation MPMAGINKAILIGNLGKDPELRYTPGGQAVASFSMATSEKWRDKDGVMQDRTEWHNIVVWGRQAEIAKEYLAKGRTVYVEGRIQTRSWEDKDGNKRYTTEIVAQRLQFLGGRDQGAGQPAQSTEMPPEAPPAGDLSGEDDDLPF, from the coding sequence ATACCCATGGCAGGAATAAACAAGGCAATCCTTATCGGTAATCTTGGCAAGGATCCGGAACTTCGTTATACACCGGGGGGACAGGCGGTCGCCTCTTTTTCTATGGCGACATCGGAGAAATGGCGGGACAAAGACGGCGTTATGCAGGACCGGACCGAGTGGCATAATATTGTGGTATGGGGTCGGCAGGCGGAAATTGCCAAGGAATATCTGGCTAAAGGCCGAACGGTGTATGTTGAGGGAAGAATCCAGACCCGCTCATGGGAGGATAAGGACGGCAATAAGCGATATACGACCGAGATCGTCGCCCAACGACTTCAATTCCTGGGCGGCCGCGATCAGGGCGCCGGGCAGCCGGCCCAGAGCACGGAGATGCCACCCGAGGCGCCGCCGGCGGGTGATTTAAGCGGCGAGGACGATGATTTGCCGTTCTAA
- the lpxD gene encoding UDP-3-O-(3-hydroxymyristoyl)glucosamine N-acyltransferase, with the protein MGIKLKELARIAGGKLAGDGNLIIESAAPINSAGPRQITFVANNRYAKFLETTAASAVVLSPDQKFDRLPVIFHKDPYFAFALILDILYPESGQGQPGVNPTAVVASSAAIGQGSSVGALSYIGENTIIGENTAIMPKVYLGRNVMLGNNCKIHPGVNLLDDTHIGNNVIVHSGTVIGSDGFGYARHESGIKKVKQVGWVEIGNEVEIGANVTIDRGALGPTRIGNSVKIDNLVQIAHNVEIGDFSIIISQTGISGSTKLGRGVILAGQVGIVGHIELGDGVMVGAKSGIKSSVPSGQNMFGYPAREIGRQKRIEACINRLPELLKRVNQLEKKVNPDQE; encoded by the coding sequence GTGGGCATTAAACTGAAAGAATTGGCCCGAATCGCCGGTGGTAAACTGGCCGGCGACGGCAATCTGATTATTGAATCCGCGGCCCCGATCAATTCTGCCGGGCCGAGGCAGATAACCTTCGTCGCCAATAACAGATATGCGAAATTTCTTGAAACGACCGCCGCCTCGGCGGTCGTTCTGTCTCCAGACCAGAAATTTGATCGTCTCCCCGTTATTTTCCACAAAGACCCCTATTTCGCCTTTGCTCTTATTCTCGATATCCTTTACCCGGAATCCGGTCAGGGGCAACCGGGGGTTAACCCTACCGCCGTTGTGGCATCCTCGGCCGCCATCGGCCAGGGTTCATCGGTTGGGGCGCTGTCTTATATCGGTGAAAATACCATCATCGGTGAAAACACCGCAATTATGCCGAAAGTCTATCTGGGGCGAAATGTCATGCTGGGGAATAATTGCAAAATCCATCCGGGCGTTAATCTACTTGATGATACGCACATAGGAAATAATGTCATCGTTCACAGTGGAACCGTAATCGGCTCTGATGGTTTCGGATATGCCCGGCACGAAAGCGGTATTAAAAAGGTCAAACAGGTCGGATGGGTGGAAATCGGCAACGAGGTTGAAATCGGAGCCAATGTGACCATTGACCGGGGTGCGCTGGGTCCGACCAGAATCGGTAATTCGGTCAAGATCGACAACCTGGTTCAAATTGCCCATAATGTGGAAATCGGAGATTTCTCGATCATTATTTCCCAAACCGGTATTTCCGGATCCACCAAACTGGGCCGGGGTGTGATTCTGGCCGGCCAGGTCGGAATTGTCGGGCATATTGAGCTTGGCGATGGCGTTATGGTTGGAGCCAAATCAGGTATTAAAAGCTCCGTTCCCTCCGGGCAAAATATGTTCGGTTATCCGGCCCGGGAAATAGGCCGCCAGAAAAGAATTGAGGCCTGTATCAATAGACTTCCGGAACTCCTCAAACGCGTCAACCAATTGGAAAAAAAAGTCAATCCCGATCAGGAATAA
- a CDS encoding OmpH family outer membrane protein: MLKGKSFLLTGLAVLLIMALSTPGQAQIGKVGYIDSDRIFAEYKDWAKAQEEFNTLYKAWDDEAKEMQKAYEDMTTEYEKQQLILSPDKKKEREAAIEAKRQSLDAFTRDVFGPSGRAERKQSELVKPLLDKINTAIERVATEGNYDFIFNSGGLAYAKQDFDITDNVLDILEEQ, encoded by the coding sequence ATGTTAAAAGGTAAATCGTTTTTATTAACCGGATTGGCAGTTTTGCTGATAATGGCTCTTTCAACCCCGGGTCAGGCTCAAATAGGTAAGGTCGGGTATATCGATTCCGATCGCATTTTCGCCGAATACAAGGACTGGGCCAAAGCTCAGGAAGAATTCAACACGTTGTACAAGGCCTGGGATGATGAGGCCAAAGAAATGCAAAAGGCCTATGAAGATATGACGACGGAATACGAAAAACAGCAGTTGATTCTCTCGCCCGACAAGAAAAAGGAAAGAGAAGCCGCTATTGAGGCCAAACGCCAGAGCCTGGATGCTTTTACGCGCGATGTTTTCGGACCCAGTGGCCGCGCCGAGCGAAAACAAAGCGAGCTGGTCAAGCCCCTGCTGGATAAAATCAACACCGCTATTGAACGCGTGGCCACCGAAGGCAATTATGATTTTATCTTCAATTCCGGGGGCCTTGCCTATGCCAAGCAGGATTTTGACATTACCGATAATGTACTGGATATTCTGGAAGAACAATAA
- the bamA gene encoding outer membrane protein assembly factor BamA: protein MTRKWPASRMIRPFVLAVVAMVIFLPQLRAQTFNVVNVNVVGNKVASTSLILSVAGIKKGDELTASVTQEAVSRLYGLGFFRDIEILAEEVTGGLNLTIKVTELPKLGVLKFTGNKEIKTNDIKEKLNLTGGSYLSQNLIYEKRNKITDIYGEKGYYLVQVDFGLQYSQDSSIADLTYNISEGSKVKVEKVVLTGNERVPAKDIIGKMRNRKRGLLKSSNFDKEKYPEDMEKIITYLHNKGFIDAYLKSDSIAIDSARNRMTIYLDIYEGPRYYFGTTQFTGNEVLPDEILASVLKYKENAVFDNEKFDESIYEIYFLYQEKGHLHVRVIDDRKTSDSLINITFDIVEGLPSEINLVRILGNTRTKEKVIRREMSIRPGQVFHRSLLIRSVRDIMQLNYFGNVTPDITNLPSGDVDVVVTVEEKPTAQVSAGAGYSGVDKFVGTFGLGIPNFRGMGQNLSLNMDIGSTTNSYSLSFTEPWAFSTPTSVGVDLYSTNREWYSDYTEGRRGGAIRIGRRLRWPDNYFRAYARYRIEGDRFYDFSDSYTASHSELTIDAYEEYVPVYDTSGTIIIDYTLDTTYNYEYGSPLVGSLERFNKNWLTLSSVELSVIRDSRDLPQFATRGSIISYSLEQSGGILGGFWEYQKHVLTVSKFIPLLWKFVLASQVTAGLVSSPGADTTILESERFSPGGTGYSGIIRGYDDGSLTPDSTITRYVTTNYYDATSGSDSILVETVIDTTTYTTRVRGKYMLVGNFELQLPIIENQLYGLAFFDIGNSWLHQSDINLSNLYRGVGLGFRLVVPGIGTIGFDFGYALDEHGDDGKGWKPHFQVGTTFR, encoded by the coding sequence ATGACACGGAAATGGCCGGCATCACGGATGATCCGGCCTTTTGTGCTGGCTGTGGTGGCGATGGTTATTTTCTTACCCCAACTCCGGGCACAGACTTTTAATGTTGTTAATGTCAATGTGGTCGGCAATAAAGTCGCCTCAACAAGTCTTATCCTGTCGGTCGCCGGAATAAAAAAAGGGGATGAACTGACCGCCTCCGTTACCCAGGAAGCCGTCAGCCGCCTCTATGGACTGGGCTTTTTTCGTGATATCGAAATTCTGGCCGAAGAAGTTACCGGCGGCTTGAACCTGACAATCAAGGTGACCGAATTACCCAAACTCGGGGTTCTTAAGTTCACCGGCAACAAAGAAATCAAAACCAATGATATCAAGGAAAAACTAAACCTGACCGGCGGCAGTTACCTGTCCCAGAATCTTATCTATGAAAAAAGAAATAAAATAACTGATATTTATGGTGAAAAAGGGTACTATCTGGTTCAGGTCGATTTCGGTCTTCAGTACAGTCAGGATTCCTCGATAGCCGATCTGACTTATAATATCAGCGAGGGTTCCAAGGTCAAAGTGGAGAAAGTCGTTCTGACCGGCAACGAGCGAGTCCCTGCCAAGGATATCATCGGGAAAATGCGCAATCGAAAACGCGGACTGCTTAAATCCTCCAATTTCGATAAAGAAAAGTACCCTGAGGATATGGAAAAAATAATCACTTACCTGCATAATAAAGGTTTTATCGACGCTTACCTGAAGTCGGATTCCATTGCCATTGACAGCGCCCGCAATCGCATGACCATTTATCTTGATATTTATGAAGGACCGCGGTACTATTTCGGGACGACTCAGTTCACCGGCAATGAGGTCCTGCCCGATGAAATTCTGGCGAGTGTTCTAAAATACAAGGAAAACGCGGTTTTCGACAACGAGAAATTCGATGAGTCGATTTACGAAATTTATTTCCTCTACCAGGAAAAAGGGCATCTCCATGTCCGCGTTATCGATGATAGAAAAACCAGCGACAGCCTGATTAATATAACTTTTGATATCGTCGAGGGTTTACCTTCTGAAATCAACCTGGTTCGTATTCTCGGTAACACCCGGACCAAAGAAAAAGTCATCCGCCGGGAAATGTCGATTCGACCGGGACAAGTTTTCCATCGCTCGCTGTTAATCCGATCGGTTCGCGATATTATGCAGCTGAATTATTTCGGCAATGTTACTCCGGATATCACCAATCTGCCGTCGGGTGATGTCGATGTCGTCGTCACTGTCGAGGAAAAACCCACCGCCCAGGTTTCGGCCGGGGCCGGTTACTCCGGAGTCGATAAATTCGTCGGCACGTTTGGTCTGGGTATTCCCAATTTCCGTGGTATGGGACAGAATCTGTCGCTTAATATGGATATCGGAAGTACCACCAATTCCTATTCCCTTTCTTTCACCGAACCATGGGCTTTCTCCACCCCGACCTCAGTTGGTGTGGATTTGTATTCCACCAACCGCGAATGGTATTCCGACTATACCGAAGGGCGGCGCGGCGGTGCCATTCGAATCGGCCGCCGGTTGCGATGGCCGGACAATTATTTCCGCGCCTATGCCCGTTACCGTATCGAAGGGGACCGTTTCTATGATTTCAGCGATAGTTATACCGCATCGCATTCGGAATTGACGATTGACGCTTACGAGGAATATGTTCCCGTTTATGATACTTCCGGTACGATTATTATCGATTATACTCTCGATACCACCTATAATTATGAATATGGATCACCTCTCGTAGGTTCTCTGGAAAGATTCAATAAAAACTGGCTGACCCTGTCGAGTGTTGAATTATCAGTCATCAGGGACAGCCGTGATCTTCCCCAGTTCGCCACCAGGGGCTCGATTATTTCCTATTCGCTGGAACAATCCGGTGGGATTCTGGGCGGATTCTGGGAATATCAGAAACATGTTCTGACTGTTTCCAAATTCATTCCGCTGCTCTGGAAATTCGTCCTGGCCAGCCAGGTTACGGCAGGGCTGGTCTCCTCGCCCGGGGCCGATACCACTATTCTCGAATCGGAACGCTTCTCCCCCGGCGGAACCGGCTACAGCGGTATTATCCGCGGTTATGATGATGGCTCCCTGACGCCCGACTCGACCATAACCAGATATGTCACCACCAATTATTATGATGCCACCAGTGGATCCGATAGTATCCTTGTCGAAACGGTTATCGACACCACTACTTACACCACTCGGGTGCGTGGTAAGTACATGCTGGTTGGGAACTTCGAGCTGCAACTACCCATTATCGAAAACCAGTTGTATGGTCTGGCCTTTTTCGATATCGGCAACTCCTGGCTGCATCAATCCGATATCAACCTGAGTAACCTTTATCGAGGGGTCGGGCTCGGTTTCAGGCTGGTTGTCCCCGGTATAGGCACCATCGGATTCGACTTCGGTTATGCCCTGGATGAACACGGCGATGATGGCAAGGGATGGAAACCTCATTTTCAGGTAGGCACAACATTCAGATAA
- the rplU gene encoding 50S ribosomal protein L21, protein MYAVFETGGLQFSAEVGTQIKIPHMTATPGEMISIEKVMLVNDGEKSFVGSPYLESASIEAEVLNEGLARKIDVYKFKKRTKYRKAQGHRQKYTEIKIKKITPPEN, encoded by the coding sequence ATGTATGCTGTTTTTGAAACCGGAGGATTGCAATTCAGCGCTGAAGTGGGCACGCAGATAAAAATTCCCCATATGACTGCGACACCCGGCGAAATGATCTCGATCGAGAAAGTCATGTTGGTCAATGATGGCGAGAAGTCGTTTGTCGGATCCCCCTATCTGGAATCGGCCAGCATTGAGGCCGAAGTTTTAAATGAAGGTCTGGCCAGAAAAATCGATGTTTATAAATTCAAGAAAAGAACCAAATATCGTAAGGCCCAGGGGCATCGCCAGAAATACACGGAAATCAAGATTAAGAAAATCACTCCACCCGAAAATTGA
- the uvrB gene encoding excinuclease ABC subunit UvrB, whose amino-acid sequence MKTGSNRSPYQLVSKYTPRGDQPQAIRELTAGLHRGDKFQTLLGVTGSGKTFTMANVIKEYGRPALVISHNKTLAAQLYGELKAFFPKNAVEFFISYYDYYQPEAYLPTTDTYIEKDTSMNEDIDRLRLRATASLLERDDVIIVASVSCIYGLGSPEDYRNLLLFLEVGQKADRDEIIRSLIDIHYNRNDINFARGNFRVKGDTIELIPAYQETALRLEMFGDEIERITEIDPLTGEILNERQKVAIYPAKHFVTTRPQLDRAIKQVEEELAGRLAELRAADKLLEMQRLDSRTHYDLEMMKEIGYCSGIENYSRHLTGRLPGERPATLIDFFPKDFLLIIDESHQTVPQIRGMFAGDRSRKEVLVEHGFRLPSALDNRPLFFDEFESLIDRAVFVSATPADYELEKSGGVIVEQVIRPTGLVDPKITVRPLATQVDDLIDEIRKRVAGHERILVTTLTKRMAEDLTNYLAKLNIRVRYLHSEIDAIDRTEIIRDLRLSEFDVLVGINLLREGLDLPEVSLVAILDADKEGFLRSERSLIQTAGRAARNKNGEVIFYADKVTDSMRKAIEETERRRLKQLEYNKEHHIEPETIFKTRDEILKATQFADSRTADDEQVIEKPDYFAQMTAEGQINFLMAAMKKAAQNLEFETAAALRDEIKNIKDTLRNRKKR is encoded by the coding sequence ATGAAAACCGGCAGTAACCGATCCCCTTACCAGTTGGTTTCGAAATACACGCCGCGGGGCGATCAGCCGCAGGCCATCCGGGAATTGACGGCAGGGCTTCACCGCGGCGATAAATTCCAGACCCTGCTGGGTGTTACCGGTTCCGGCAAAACCTTCACCATGGCCAATGTCATCAAGGAGTATGGCCGTCCGGCCCTGGTGATATCACATAATAAAACCCTGGCGGCCCAGTTATACGGGGAATTGAAAGCCTTCTTCCCGAAAAACGCCGTGGAGTTTTTTATCAGTTATTACGATTATTATCAGCCCGAGGCTTATCTTCCGACCACCGACACTTATATCGAAAAAGACACCTCAATGAATGAGGATATCGACCGGCTCCGTCTTCGGGCAACAGCTTCACTTCTGGAAAGAGACGATGTCATTATTGTCGCTTCGGTTTCGTGCATTTACGGATTGGGATCTCCAGAGGATTACCGGAATCTCCTGCTGTTTCTGGAAGTGGGGCAAAAGGCGGATCGCGATGAAATCATTCGGTCCCTGATCGATATTCACTATAATCGTAACGATATCAATTTCGCCCGAGGTAATTTCCGTGTCAAGGGAGATACTATCGAGCTGATTCCGGCCTACCAGGAAACGGCCCTGAGGCTGGAGATGTTTGGAGATGAGATCGAGCGGATAACCGAAATCGATCCTCTGACCGGTGAGATATTGAATGAACGGCAAAAGGTGGCCATTTACCCGGCCAAGCATTTCGTAACTACCCGGCCGCAACTCGATCGAGCGATAAAACAGGTCGAGGAAGAACTGGCGGGAAGACTGGCGGAACTCCGCGCCGCGGATAAACTTCTGGAGATGCAGCGGTTGGATTCGCGGACTCATTATGATCTGGAAATGATGAAGGAAATCGGTTATTGCAGTGGTATCGAAAACTATTCCCGGCATCTGACCGGGCGGCTTCCGGGTGAACGACCAGCCACCCTGATTGATTTTTTCCCCAAGGATTTCCTTTTAATAATCGATGAATCACATCAGACGGTGCCGCAGATCAGGGGGATGTTCGCGGGGGATCGTTCGCGCAAGGAAGTTCTTGTGGAACATGGTTTTCGGTTACCCTCGGCGCTTGATAACCGGCCGCTTTTTTTCGATGAATTCGAATCGCTTATAGATCGGGCGGTTTTTGTCTCGGCCACCCCGGCCGATTACGAACTGGAGAAATCCGGGGGAGTGATTGTGGAACAGGTAATCCGGCCGACCGGCCTGGTCGATCCCAAAATCACGGTCAGACCGCTGGCAACTCAGGTGGATGATTTGATCGACGAGATTCGAAAACGCGTAGCTGGCCACGAGAGAATTCTGGTGACGACTCTGACCAAACGGATGGCCGAGGATTTGACCAACTATCTGGCCAAACTGAATATCCGGGTTCGTTACCTGCACAGTGAAATCGACGCCATCGACCGGACCGAAATTATCCGGGATTTACGTCTGTCGGAATTCGATGTTCTGGTCGGGATAAATCTACTCCGGGAGGGATTGGACCTTCCGGAAGTCTCACTGGTGGCAATCCTTGATGCCGATAAGGAAGGCTTTTTAAGATCGGAACGGTCATTGATTCAAACGGCCGGGAGAGCGGCACGAAATAAAAACGGGGAAGTGATATTTTACGCCGACAAGGTTACCGATTCGATGAGGAAGGCGATCGAGGAAACCGAGCGCCGCCGGTTGAAGCAGTTGGAATATAACAAAGAGCACCATATTGAACCGGAGACGATATTCAAAACCCGGGATGAGATATTGAAAGCGACTCAATTCGCCGATTCCCGGACGGCTGATGACGAGCAGGTGATCGAGAAACCTGATTATTTCGCCCAGATGACGGCCGAAGGACAGATTAACTTCCTGATGGCGGCCATGAAAAAAGCCGCTCAGAATCTGGAATTCGAAACGGCCGCGGCTCTCCGCGACGAGATCAAGAATATCAAAGATACCCTGAGAAACAGGAAAAAGAGGTAA
- a CDS encoding prohibitin family protein translates to MFDRHLRAHRLLPLLLILVFISGIIGCGTQIPSGHRGVFYYKFGDGTEMGKIYAEGFNWHFPWNTMFVYQIQLNESREDLHVLSADGASIGLEVTIWYRPVADKLDSLQITVGKNYFNIAVAPAMRGVARAVVGKYKPEEIYSSKREAIASEILSEMQGLMVQKFISVENIIIRNVVLPQKITEAINAKLEADQEAQKMEFVLLKEKQEAERKRIEAQGIADFQKIVASGVTPSLLTWKGIEATQKLAESQNTKIVIIGDSKHGLPVILGGN, encoded by the coding sequence ATGTTTGATCGTCATCTCAGGGCACACCGGCTGTTACCGCTGTTATTGATCTTGGTTTTTATTTCCGGGATAATCGGTTGCGGGACCCAGATTCCATCGGGACATCGGGGGGTATTCTATTATAAATTCGGCGATGGAACGGAGATGGGGAAGATTTATGCTGAAGGTTTCAACTGGCATTTCCCATGGAATACCATGTTCGTTTACCAGATTCAGCTTAATGAAAGCCGCGAGGATTTGCATGTGCTTTCGGCCGACGGCGCCTCAATCGGACTTGAAGTTACCATCTGGTACCGACCGGTGGCCGACAAGCTGGATTCGCTCCAGATAACGGTTGGTAAAAATTATTTTAATATTGCCGTCGCCCCGGCTATGCGCGGAGTGGCCCGGGCGGTAGTGGGAAAATACAAACCCGAAGAAATTTACTCCTCCAAAAGGGAAGCGATTGCCAGTGAAATTCTATCGGAAATGCAGGGGTTGATGGTTCAGAAGTTCATATCAGTTGAAAATATAATCATCAGGAATGTGGTTTTGCCTCAGAAGATAACTGAAGCCATCAATGCCAAGCTGGAGGCCGATCAGGAGGCACAGAAAATGGAATTCGTTCTTCTGAAGGAAAAGCAGGAGGCGGAGCGGAAACGGATCGAGGCCCAGGGTATTGCCGATTTCCAGAAAATCGTTGCCTCCGGGGTGACACCCTCGCTTTTGACCTGGAAGGGAATCGAGGCGACTCAGAAGCTGGCGGAATCGCAGAATACCAAGATAGTTATTATCGGCGATTCAAAACATGGTCTTCCGGTTATCCTTGGCGGCAATTAA